The Curtobacterium herbarum genome contains the following window.
GGACCCGGTGCCGACCGCGGTCGAGCGGTCCGGCGTTGATGACGTTGCCGAACCAGAACACGCCGACGGTGGGGGTGCCGACGGCGACGGCGAGGTGCCGCGGGCCGGAGTCGTCCCCGACCATCACGTCGGCCGCGCCGAGCACCGCGGGCAACTCCGGCAGCGGCAGGGTGCCGGTCAGGTCGTGGAGACGTGCGGCGGCCTCGGGTCCGACGGCCTCGGCGACCGATGCCCGGATCGCGACGGCGGCCGGACGGTCCGATTCGTCGCCGACCAGGACGACGTCGTCGCCGGCCGCGAGCCGTGCGACCGCGACCGCGGCGAACCGTTCCGGGCTCCAGCGGCGACGGGGGTCGGTCGCGCCGGGGTGCATCGCGACGAGACGGCCGGCGACGCCGAGCCGTTCCCGGACGGCCGCACGTTCGTCGTCGGTGACGGTGAGGCGTGGGTCGAGCGTGACCGGTTCCGCGCCGGCGAGCCCGACGACCTCCAGGGCACGGAGCACCTCGTGCTGGTAGTAGACGTAGCGGACCCAGCGCTCCGTGGTGGTGGCGTCCTCGGTCGCGGTACCGATCGAGTGCGCGGCACCGAGGCGGAGCAGGAACGGGTTCGAGTTCCGGCCGCCGCCGTGCAGCTGCACCGCCAGGTCGAACCGGCCGTGCAGGTGAGCGAAGAAGTCGTCGAGGTCGGGGGCGCCCTCGCCGCCGTCGCGGACCCCGGGCGAGACCGGCAGCTCCTCGACGGCGTGCACGGCATCGGTGCGGCCGGCGAGCAGCGCCCGGGCCATCGGCGTCCCGAGCAGGGTGACGCGGGCCTCCGGGTAGGCGGCGGCCAGGGCCTCGATCGCCGGCATGGCGAACATCAGGTCGCCGAGTCCCCCGCCCCGGAGCACCGCGATCTCACGGACCCCCTCGAACCGTTCGCCGCCACGTCCGATCTGCACCACGCCTGTCGTCCTCCTCGTGTCCGACGGCGCCCGCGAGTCCGTCGGTCCTTCCCCTCGTTCCTACCGACGGGCGCCCGTGCGGGTGCCGATCCGACGGTGCTGCTGCGCCCCGTGGACACCACGACGCGACCCGTGGGTGCGTCCAGCAGCAGGAGTGCAGCGTGGGGAGCCCCGGTGCACGCGACCGGCCCGCTCACGAGAAGGACACACATGACGCTCGATGCCCCCACCACCACCGCTCGCCCGTCGGACGAGTCGTCCGCGGACACGATCACGGTGCTCGACCCCGTGACCGGCGAGGTGGCCTCGGAGACCCGTCGCAGCACGGCGGACGAGGTGCGTGACGCGGTCGCGCGGGCGCGGGCAGCGGCGACCGGGTGGGCACGGACGGCGCCCGGCGAGCGTGGCGCGCTCCTCCGGGCCGCGGCAGAACGGCTGCGTGAGCACGCGGACGAGCTGGCCGCGATGAACACCCGCGAGACCGGCAAGGTCCCGGGCGACGCACGCGGCGGGGTCGCGGCGGGCATCGACACGCTCATCCAGTACGCCGAGCTCGGCCCGCTGCACCGCGGTGAGGCCCTGCGCGGCAACCACGGTGCCGCCGACTTCGCGGTGCCGCACCCCCGGGGCGTCGTCCTCGCCCTGACCCCGTGGAACGACCCGGTGGCCGTGGCGTGCGGGATCCTCGGCGCAGCCATCGCCGCCGGCAACACCGTCGTCCACAAGGGCAGCGAACGGAGTCCCGGCACGATCGCCCTGCTCAACCGCCTGCTCGCCGCCGAACTGCCCGAGGGCGTGCTCGTCGGGGTCGACGGCGACGCCACGACCGGGGAGCAGCTGCTGGCCGAGGACGGCATCGCCGTCTACGCACACGTCGGGTCGACCGCGACCGGTGACCGGCTCGCCGAGGCCGCACTCCGGACCCGCGCGCACGTCATCCGCGAGAACGGCGGCAACGACGCCGCCGTCGTGGACGCCGACGTCGACCCGGAGTGGGCCGCCGACCAGGTCGCGCTCGGCGCGTTCGCGAACACCGGCCAGATCTGCACGAGCGTCGAGCGGGTCTACGTGCACCGCGACGTCGCCGACGAGTTCACCGCCGCCCTGGTGCGCGCGGCCGAGCGGAAGACCGCGTCGGCGGCAGCCGACTTCGGACCGCTGGTGGACGAGCGGCTCCGGGCGACCGTGCAGCAGCACGTCGACCAGGCCGTCGCGGCCGGTGCCCGGGTCCTGACCGGCGGCACGGTGCCCGAGGGTGCCGGCACGTTCTACCCGGCGACCGTGATCACCGGCTGCACGGACGACATGCTCGTCCTGACCGAGGAGACCTTCGGCCCGATCGCCCCGATCCGCGTCGTCGAGGACATGGCCGAGGGGCTGCGCCTCGCCGCGGAGGACCGCTACGGCCTGGCCGCGACCGTCCTGACCGGCGACACCGCCACCGCGCTGCAGGCCGCGGCGGAGCTGCCGGTCGGCACCGTGAAGATCAACGCCGTGTTCGGTGGCGCGCCCGGCGGCAGCGCCGAACCGCGCGGCGCGTCGGGCTCCGGCTTCGGGTACGGCCCGCACCTGCTCGACGAGATGACGACGACCACCGTCGTGCACCTCGAGGCCGCCCCGCGTCGCACGACGGCGGCGGCCACCGGCACCGTGGTCGACCCGGCGACCGCCGGCAGCCACGGCACCGACACCGCGACCGCCGAGGACGTCCGATGACCGCCGACGTCCGCATGGTCCGCCGCGTCGTCGACGCCGTCGCCGCGGCCGAGCCGGTCGTCGTCGTGGTCGGCGACGTGATCCTGGACCGGTGGACGGTCGGTGCGGCCGAACGGGTGTCCCGCGAAGCACCCGCGCCCGTCGTCCGGGTCACCGAGACGATCGCCGTCCCGGGAGGCGCGGCCAACACCGCCGTCAACGCCCGGGCCCTGGGTGCGCACGTCCGCATGGTCGCACTGATCGGCGACGACGAGACCGGCCGGGTCCTCCGCGACCGCCTGGAGGCCGCCGGGGTCGACACCCGCTGGCTCGTGGCCGTCCCCGGCGCGACCACCACGAGCAAGGACCGGATCGTCGGCGGGGACCGCGTGGTCGTCCGGGTCGACGACCTGGCCGGGCCGCCGAGCGCCGCGGACACCGGGCTGCTCGCCCGGGCGACCGCCGCCGCGGTGCAGGGCCGCGTGCCCGGGTCAGCCGACTCGCACGACTCATCCGAATCCGCCGCAGCGCGGGCCGACGCCGTCGTGGTCTGCGACTACGACCTCGGGGTCGACGCGACCGCGATCGTCCCCGTGCTCGAGCGGGACCGCCCCACGACCGTGGTCGTCGACGCGCACGACCTCAGCCGCTGGCGTGCCCTGCGTCCCGACCTCGTCACCCCGAACGCCGGCGAGGCGGCTGCCCTGCTCGGCCGGGACCTCGGTCAGGGCGCCGCACGTGCCGGCACCGTGGTGGCAGCGCGTGACGAGGTCCTCACGGTCACCGGCGCCCGGAACGCGGTCGTCACGCTCGACCGGAACGGCACCGTCCTGCTCGAGGCGGTCGCCCCGGTCACGGACGCCCCGGTCCGGGAGGCACATCGCACCCGCGCCACGCCGGCGTCCGAGCAGCAGGCCTCCGGCGCCGGCGACACCTTCTGCGCCGCCGCGTCGGTCGCCCTGGCGGTCGGCACCCCGGTACGCGAGGCCGTGTCGTTCGCCCAGGCCGCGGCCGACGTCGTCGTCCGCGAGGCCGGCACGTCCGTCTGCACCGCCGAGGCCCTGGTGTCGTCGGTGTCCGCCCCCGCCGAGACGGTCGTCGACCACGACCAGCTGGCCGAGGCGGTCGACGAGGCCCGTCGTGCCGGTCGACGCATCGTCTTCACGAACGGCTGCTTCGACGTCGTCCACCGCGGACACACGACGTACCTGCGGCAGGCGAGCGAGCTCGGCGACCTGCTCGTCGTCGCGCTGAACGACGACGACTCGGTCCGTCGGCTGAAGGGACCCGAGCGTCCGATCAACACCGCCGAGGACCGCGCCGGCGTGCTCGCGGCGCTGGCCTGCGTCGACCTGGTGACGGTCTTCGCGACCGACACCCCGATCCCGCTCATCGAGCGCATCCGCCCCGACGTCTACGTCAAGGGCGGCGACTACTCCCCCGAGATGCTCAGCGAGACCGAGGTGGTCCGCGCCCACGGTGGCGAGGTCGTCATGGTCGACTACGTCGCCGAGCACTCCACGAGCGCCGTCGTCCGCCGGATCCGCGAGACCGCGGCCGGCAACGGCAGCAGCCCGACGACCAGCCCGGCGACGCCCGGCTCCGGGGACGCGTGAGGCGGAGCGCGCGGTGGTCCGGCGAGTGGGGTCGTCCCGCCGAACCGACGTCGGTCGACCGTCCGCCCGTCGACGTCGACGTGCTGATCCCGACCGTCGGACGGACCGCCGAGCTCGCCGCGACCCTCGCCGGCCTGGCCGCCCAGACCGACGTCGCCTTCCGCCTGGTCCTCAGCGACCAGTCCGAGACCGGTGACGTCGCGGAACGTCCGGCGGTCGCCGCGATGGTCCGCGTCCTGGAGGCGCAGGGCCGCCCCGTCACGCTCCTCACCCACCCGGAACGGCGGGGCCTCGCCGAACACCGGCAGTTCCTGCTCGACCACGCCGAGGCCGGTGCCGTCCTGTTCCTCGACGACGACGTGTGGCTGGAGTCCGGCTCGGTGCACCGGATGCTCGACGCGCTGCGGTCGCTCGACACCGGCTTCGTCGGCAGTGCCGTGCAGGGGCTGTCGTACCTGCAGGACCGCCGACCGCACGAGACCGAACCGTTCGCGCTCTGGGACGGCCCGGTCGTCCCCGAGGTGGTCCGCCGCGGCACGCCCGGCTTCGACCGCTGGTCCCTGCACAACGCCGCGAACCTGGTGCACGTCGCGGCCGGACTCGACGTCGAACCCGGCGGCTGGCTGCCCTACCGGGTCGCCTGGGTCGGCGCCTGCGCGCTGTACGACCGGGCTGCACTCGAGTCGGTCGGGGGCTTCCGGTTCTGGGAGTCGCTGCCGCCCGGGCACGCGGGCGAGGACGTCGTCGCGCAGTGGCTCGTCATGGAGCGGTTCGGCGGGGTCGGCATCGTCCCCTCGGGTGCCGTGCACCTCGAGGCGCCGACGACCGTCACGGACCGCTCGGTCGACGCCCCGGACGTCGTCTTCGCCCACGAGCACGGGATGCAGCAGGAGCAGCAGCACTGACCTCGGAGTCATACCGCGGTAGGGGGTGGGACACGACCCCAGCGGGATGGCAGGGAGTCCGCGGCTCCGTAGCGTCGAACCCGTCGGCGAGGTCCGCCGACGGGAGGAGCGACACCCGTGCTCGACCAGATCACCCCCTTCGTCGTCGACCTGGCGTCCTCGCCGCTCGTCTACCTCGTCCTGTTCGTCCTCTGCCTGGTCGACGGGTTCTTCCCGCCAGTGCCGAGCGAGACGGCCCTCGTCGCCGTCGCCGCGGTGGCCGCGACCTCCGGACAGCCGGTCCTGGCCGTGGTGCTCGGCGCCGCAGCACTCGGTGCGATCGCCGGTGACTCGATCGCCTACGCCATCGGCCGGCGGGTCGGCCTGCAGCGTCTGCGGAACGCCCGACGTCCCCGGATCGCGGCGGCGTTCGCGTTCGCCGAACGGCAGATGCAGCGTCGGTCCGCCAGCCTGATCCTGGTCGGGCGGTACATCCCGGTCGGCCGGGTCGCCGTCAACATGACCGCCGGCGCAACCGGACTGCCCTACCGCCGGT
Protein-coding sequences here:
- a CDS encoding aldehyde dehydrogenase family protein, whose protein sequence is MTLDAPTTTARPSDESSADTITVLDPVTGEVASETRRSTADEVRDAVARARAAATGWARTAPGERGALLRAAAERLREHADELAAMNTRETGKVPGDARGGVAAGIDTLIQYAELGPLHRGEALRGNHGAADFAVPHPRGVVLALTPWNDPVAVACGILGAAIAAGNTVVHKGSERSPGTIALLNRLLAAELPEGVLVGVDGDATTGEQLLAEDGIAVYAHVGSTATGDRLAEAALRTRAHVIRENGGNDAAVVDADVDPEWAADQVALGAFANTGQICTSVERVYVHRDVADEFTAALVRAAERKTASAAADFGPLVDERLRATVQQHVDQAVAAGARVLTGGTVPEGAGTFYPATVITGCTDDMLVLTEETFGPIAPIRVVEDMAEGLRLAAEDRYGLAATVLTGDTATALQAAAELPVGTVKINAVFGGAPGGSAEPRGASGSGFGYGPHLLDEMTTTTVVHLEAAPRRTTAAATGTVVDPATAGSHGTDTATAEDVR
- a CDS encoding glycosyltransferase family 2 protein → MRRSARWSGEWGRPAEPTSVDRPPVDVDVLIPTVGRTAELAATLAGLAAQTDVAFRLVLSDQSETGDVAERPAVAAMVRVLEAQGRPVTLLTHPERRGLAEHRQFLLDHAEAGAVLFLDDDVWLESGSVHRMLDALRSLDTGFVGSAVQGLSYLQDRRPHETEPFALWDGPVVPEVVRRGTPGFDRWSLHNAANLVHVAAGLDVEPGGWLPYRVAWVGACALYDRAALESVGGFRFWESLPPGHAGEDVVAQWLVMERFGGVGIVPSGAVHLEAPTTVTDRSVDAPDVVFAHEHGMQQEQQH
- a CDS encoding DedA family protein, with amino-acid sequence MLDQITPFVVDLASSPLVYLVLFVLCLVDGFFPPVPSETALVAVAAVAATSGQPVLAVVLGAAALGAIAGDSIAYAIGRRVGLQRLRNARRPRIAAAFAFAERQMQRRSASLILVGRYIPVGRVAVNMTAGATGLPYRRFFGISAIAGVAWSATSIGIALATSSFLHEPLVAAAVSMVVAGGLGLLVDRVLGRLQRRRDARAAATATTTDTVAGREARRTPATGRPVRVARPTTTPRTATCPITTGETARP
- a CDS encoding glycosyltransferase family 9 protein, translated to MVQIGRGGERFEGVREIAVLRGGGLGDLMFAMPAIEALAAAYPEARVTLLGTPMARALLAGRTDAVHAVEELPVSPGVRDGGEGAPDLDDFFAHLHGRFDLAVQLHGGGRNSNPFLLRLGAAHSIGTATEDATTTERWVRYVYYQHEVLRALEVVGLAGAEPVTLDPRLTVTDDERAAVRERLGVAGRLVAMHPGATDPRRRWSPERFAAVAVARLAAGDDVVLVGDESDRPAAVAIRASVAEAVGPEAAARLHDLTGTLPLPELPAVLGAADVMVGDDSGPRHLAVAVGTPTVGVFWFGNVINAGPLDRGRHRVLMSFVTRCPVCGIDVTQVGWTAERCEHDPSFVDEITADQALADVEDLLATT
- the rfaE2 gene encoding D-glycero-beta-D-manno-heptose 1-phosphate adenylyltransferase — translated: MTADVRMVRRVVDAVAAAEPVVVVVGDVILDRWTVGAAERVSREAPAPVVRVTETIAVPGGAANTAVNARALGAHVRMVALIGDDETGRVLRDRLEAAGVDTRWLVAVPGATTTSKDRIVGGDRVVVRVDDLAGPPSAADTGLLARATAAAVQGRVPGSADSHDSSESAAARADAVVVCDYDLGVDATAIVPVLERDRPTTVVVDAHDLSRWRALRPDLVTPNAGEAAALLGRDLGQGAARAGTVVAARDEVLTVTGARNAVVTLDRNGTVLLEAVAPVTDAPVREAHRTRATPASEQQASGAGDTFCAAASVALAVGTPVREAVSFAQAAADVVVREAGTSVCTAEALVSSVSAPAETVVDHDQLAEAVDEARRAGRRIVFTNGCFDVVHRGHTTYLRQASELGDLLVVALNDDDSVRRLKGPERPINTAEDRAGVLAALACVDLVTVFATDTPIPLIERIRPDVYVKGGDYSPEMLSETEVVRAHGGEVVMVDYVAEHSTSAVVRRIRETAAGNGSSPTTSPATPGSGDA